A stretch of the Acidimicrobiia bacterium genome encodes the following:
- a CDS encoding elongation factor Tu — translation HPQFYFRTTDVTGTIALPEGTEMVMPGDNTEMQVSLGKPIAMEEGLRFAIREGGRTVGAGRVIKIDK, via the coding sequence CCACCCGCAGTTCTATTTCCGCACGACGGATGTGACGGGCACGATCGCGTTGCCGGAAGGCACGGAGATGGTGATGCCGGGCGACAACACCGAGATGCAGGTCTCGTTGGGCAAGCCGATCGCCATGGAAGAGGGCCTGCGTTTCGCCATCCGTGAGGGTGGCCGCACCGTCGGCGCCGGTCGCGTCATCAAGATCGACAAGTAA